From Halapricum desulfuricans, a single genomic window includes:
- a CDS encoding AbrB/MazE/SpoVT family DNA-binding domain-containing protein has product MTDEDDTFPWPPTMFQEASEQAIEQQQELLRSMMGSGASGMDMNQLGAMSQLATFKTRVQSGGRISIPDAEREALDIEEGDIVQAVVLPVKRNRSE; this is encoded by the coding sequence ATGACAGACGAGGACGACACTTTCCCGTGGCCGCCGACGATGTTTCAGGAAGCGAGCGAGCAGGCGATTGAGCAGCAGCAGGAGCTCCTTCGCTCGATGATGGGGAGTGGGGCGTCGGGGATGGACATGAACCAGCTCGGTGCGATGAGCCAGCTGGCGACGTTCAAGACTCGCGTGCAGAGCGGCGGCCGGATATCCATTCCGGACGCCGAACGTGAGGCACTCGATATCGAGGAAGGAGACATCGTCCAGGCCGTCGTCCTCCCAGTCAAACGCAACCGAAGTGAGTAA
- a CDS encoding poly(R)-hydroxyalkanoic acid synthase subunit PhaE, giving the protein MSNDSDTTDGIDEWNQMVDEMNEALSESFEQSMEAQTAFVESWNDVFAESEPDEEVLAEGVEGYNEAYEVWMDAAEQMFERSMDATRGEEVDATEFRDIWLQSANKAFKEVMETSAFAAANGQLIESMLELRQEADDVTQESLAEFGLATREDVVEVGERLVELERRQQDIEDKLDRVLDALEE; this is encoded by the coding sequence ATGAGCAACGACAGCGACACGACTGACGGTATCGACGAGTGGAATCAGATGGTCGACGAGATGAACGAGGCGCTCTCCGAGTCGTTCGAACAGAGCATGGAGGCACAGACGGCGTTCGTGGAGTCCTGGAACGACGTGTTTGCCGAGTCCGAGCCGGACGAGGAGGTCCTCGCCGAGGGGGTCGAAGGCTACAACGAGGCCTACGAGGTCTGGATGGACGCTGCCGAGCAGATGTTCGAGCGGTCGATGGACGCAACCCGGGGCGAGGAGGTCGATGCCACGGAGTTCCGGGACATCTGGCTGCAGTCGGCCAACAAGGCGTTCAAGGAAGTGATGGAGACGAGCGCGTTCGCGGCCGCGAACGGACAGCTCATCGAGTCGATGCTCGAACTCCGCCAGGAGGCCGACGACGTCACCCAGGAGTCACTCGCCGAGTTCGGCCTCGCTACGCGTGAGGACGTCGTCGAAGTCGGCGAGCGGCTCGTCGAACTCGAACGGCGCCAGCAGGACATCGAAGACAAACTCGACCGCGTCCTCGACGCACTCGAGGAGTGA
- the phaC gene encoding class III poly(R)-hydroxyalkanoic acid synthase subunit PhaC, protein MRPVIDAQRQGFEKLTESVETAAVLEDRLETMQEVEVGGTPADVVYEENKLELLHYDPEAAGIDVPAEEREDVPILVVYALINRPYILDLQPDRSVVRRLLEAGHDVYLIDWNEPSRLDQHLTLDDYVNRYIDNCVDVVRERSEQEQINVLGYCMGGTMSTMYTALHAEKINALGLMATGLYFEETGGVLERWGDEEYYDPSTVIETFGNVPAEFLDEGFALMDPVQNYVTKYVQFFENLDNEAFVKNFSRMEQWLEEGVDVAGATYEQFLEDIYQGNKLYNNELELDGEHVDIENIDMPVLQILGEYDHLVPPSASKPFNDVIPSEDTRIIEYSTGHVGLAVSSSTHEDVWPEVADWFIERSREQEADEESVAEEESADETADEAAADETAAPDIETVDGIGSTYADRLRAAGIETVDDLAGSDPEAIAEAADAPVGRVEDWFEQVA, encoded by the coding sequence ATGCGACCAGTGATCGACGCACAGCGACAGGGGTTCGAAAAGCTGACTGAGTCAGTCGAGACAGCCGCAGTCCTCGAGGACCGGCTCGAAACGATGCAGGAGGTCGAGGTGGGCGGGACGCCCGCCGACGTGGTCTACGAGGAGAACAAGCTCGAACTCCTCCACTACGATCCCGAAGCGGCAGGCATCGACGTGCCAGCCGAAGAGCGCGAGGACGTGCCGATCCTCGTCGTCTACGCGCTCATCAACAGGCCCTACATCCTCGATCTGCAGCCCGATCGGTCGGTCGTCCGCCGGTTGCTTGAGGCCGGCCACGACGTCTACCTGATCGACTGGAACGAGCCCTCGCGTCTCGATCAGCACCTCACGCTCGACGACTACGTCAACCGGTACATCGACAACTGCGTGGACGTCGTCCGCGAGCGCTCCGAGCAGGAGCAGATCAACGTCCTCGGCTACTGCATGGGCGGGACGATGAGTACGATGTACACCGCGCTGCACGCCGAGAAAATCAACGCGCTCGGGCTGATGGCCACCGGACTGTACTTCGAGGAGACCGGCGGCGTCCTCGAGCGCTGGGGCGACGAGGAGTATTACGACCCCTCGACTGTGATCGAGACCTTCGGTAACGTCCCGGCGGAGTTCCTCGACGAGGGGTTCGCGCTGATGGATCCCGTCCAGAACTACGTCACCAAGTACGTCCAGTTCTTCGAGAACCTCGACAACGAGGCGTTCGTGAAGAACTTCAGCCGGATGGAACAGTGGCTCGAGGAGGGGGTCGACGTGGCCGGCGCGACCTACGAGCAGTTCCTCGAGGACATCTATCAGGGTAACAAGCTCTACAACAACGAACTCGAACTCGACGGCGAACACGTCGACATCGAGAACATCGACATGCCCGTCCTCCAGATCCTCGGCGAGTACGATCACCTCGTCCCGCCGTCGGCGAGCAAGCCGTTCAACGACGTCATCCCCAGCGAGGACACCCGCATCATCGAGTACTCGACGGGACACGTCGGGCTCGCCGTCTCTTCGAGCACCCACGAGGACGTCTGGCCCGAAGTCGCCGACTGGTTCATCGAGCGCTCCCGCGAGCAGGAAGCCGACGAGGAAAGCGTGGCTGAGGAAGAGAGTGCAGACGAAACGGCCGACGAGGCGGCTGCAGACGAAACGGCAGCCCCCGACATCGAGACCGTCGACGGCATCGGCTCGACCTATGCCGATCGTCTTCGTGCGGCCGGCATCGAGACCGTCGACGACCTGGCTGGATCGGACCCCGAGGCGATCGCGGAGGCCGCCGACGCGCCGGTCGGACGCGTCGAAGACTGGTTCGAACAGGTCGCCTGA
- a CDS encoding mechanosensitive ion channel family protein: MQVSFSDTIDRTIADVIEFVPVLLGALLILVVGYIVGRILGGIVTRVIRRLGVDRYAEDTAVEELGDGDGDAIANVLGKIVAYYVYFVAIVAAASVLGISELTDMLADIGVFLPIILSALFVLVVGFIVARIIGDIVSGVVDGFNLGELLRETPLEQFGESEGEFGGIVGKLVTYYIYFLTILTVADILRIDALSSLLGDFAGYLPALAAGFIVLLVGIWLAERVADLVTEGGDSRPILVASLAVKVFIYYLTITIVLSTIGINASPLTSLFTAFVVAFFGALALALALGIGIAVGLGGQDFVAENIDGWFGTAKETMTEEQDTTGE; encoded by the coding sequence TTGCAAGTATCATTCAGCGATACAATTGATCGGACCATAGCTGACGTCATTGAATTCGTTCCGGTTCTGCTCGGTGCGCTGCTCATACTCGTCGTCGGGTATATAGTTGGTCGCATACTTGGAGGGATAGTCACCCGGGTCATTCGTCGTCTCGGTGTTGACCGCTATGCCGAAGATACCGCGGTCGAAGAACTCGGGGACGGTGATGGTGACGCCATTGCAAATGTTTTGGGGAAGATTGTCGCGTACTACGTCTACTTTGTCGCGATAGTCGCTGCAGCGAGTGTGTTGGGTATCAGCGAACTCACCGATATGCTGGCCGATATCGGAGTCTTCCTCCCGATAATTCTCAGTGCATTGTTCGTCCTCGTAGTCGGATTCATCGTGGCGCGGATTATCGGAGACATCGTGTCCGGCGTGGTTGACGGGTTCAACCTCGGAGAGTTGCTGCGAGAGACCCCACTCGAACAGTTCGGGGAGAGCGAAGGCGAATTCGGAGGTATCGTTGGCAAACTGGTCACGTACTACATCTATTTCCTGACAATCTTGACAGTCGCAGATATTCTCCGCATAGACGCCCTTTCGAGTTTGCTCGGCGACTTTGCCGGCTATCTACCGGCGTTGGCTGCTGGCTTCATCGTGTTGTTGGTCGGCATCTGGCTGGCCGAACGGGTCGCAGATCTCGTCACTGAAGGAGGGGATAGTCGGCCTATCTTGGTGGCCAGTCTGGCAGTCAAGGTCTTTATTTATTACCTCACAATCACGATTGTGTTGTCCACAATCGGGATTAACGCGTCGCCACTAACGAGTTTGTTTACGGCATTCGTGGTGGCGTTCTTCGGTGCGCTGGCGCTGGCGCTGGCACTTGGCATCGGCATCGCTGTCGGTCTAGGGGGCCAAGATTTCGTTGCCGAGAATATCGACGGATGGTTCGGCACCGCCAAAGAGACCATGACCGAGGAGCAAGACACGACAGGCGAGTAG
- a CDS encoding universal stress protein, translating to MVETILAPTDGSEHAQRAAAYAIALAEREGATLHALYVVDTDEFGEPALSTTEIVVAEEEDRGREVLAAIAEAAGQRGIAVKTTCRHGVPDETIEAHADEIGADLIVLGERGQTHERREGTVTRELRGDDDRVVTIGDI from the coding sequence ATGGTCGAGACGATTCTGGCTCCGACAGATGGGAGCGAACACGCACAGCGCGCGGCCGCGTACGCGATTGCGCTGGCCGAACGCGAGGGCGCAACGCTACACGCCCTGTACGTCGTGGACACCGACGAGTTTGGGGAGCCGGCTCTGAGCACCACCGAAATCGTCGTCGCCGAGGAGGAAGACCGGGGCCGAGAAGTGCTGGCGGCAATAGCTGAGGCCGCCGGGCAGCGCGGCATCGCCGTGAAAACGACCTGCCGTCATGGGGTTCCCGACGAGACGATCGAAGCGCACGCGGACGAGATCGGGGCCGATCTCATTGTCCTCGGCGAGCGCGGCCAGACCCACGAACGACGCGAGGGAACGGTCACCCGGGAGCTACGAGGTGACGACGACCGCGTCGTCACGATCGGCGACATCTGA
- the gpmI gene encoding 2,3-bisphosphoglycerate-independent phosphoglycerate mutase — protein MDVGLVILDGWGLNDDETARDAVRAADTPNFDKYWDAGAHNRLEVSGRRVGLPEGQMGNSEVGHLNIGAGRVVKQDTTRITDDIEDGTFFENDELVAAMDYADEHDGRVHFMGLVSDGGVHSRQTHLHALIEMAADRGVEAVTHAFMDGRDTSPTGGEGYLTELQDVIDENGTGDVATVTGRYYAMDRDQNWERTKRAYDAIVSREGDYHAETAVEAATQSYERDTTDEFIEPTTIEGGETLDDGDAVIFFNFRSDRARQLTRMLNRIRPEDWEYDLEPPETYYVTMTQYDKTFDVPVAYGPNQPVNTVGEVVSEAGMTQLRLAESEKYPHVTYFLNGGREVEFEGEMREIVQSPDVPTYDHQPEMSCAEVTDTALEYIESDDPNMMVLNYANPDMVGHTGDFDATVAAVEAVDEQLGRLAEAVMDAGGELLVTADHGNADDLGTEDDPHTAHTLNEVPIIYLDANGTDGGRSVRGGGTLADIAPTMLEIMGVDKPGEMTGESLLE, from the coding sequence ATGGACGTCGGACTCGTAATTCTCGACGGCTGGGGACTGAACGACGACGAAACCGCCCGCGACGCCGTGCGCGCCGCGGACACGCCGAACTTCGACAAGTACTGGGACGCCGGTGCACACAACCGCCTGGAGGTGTCTGGCCGGCGCGTCGGGCTGCCGGAGGGCCAGATGGGCAACTCCGAAGTCGGCCACCTCAACATCGGTGCCGGTCGCGTCGTCAAGCAGGACACGACCCGGATCACCGACGACATCGAGGACGGCACGTTCTTCGAGAACGACGAGCTCGTCGCGGCGATGGACTACGCCGACGAGCACGACGGGCGGGTCCACTTCATGGGACTGGTCTCCGACGGCGGCGTGCACTCCCGGCAGACCCACCTGCACGCGTTGATCGAGATGGCCGCCGACCGGGGCGTCGAGGCTGTCACCCACGCGTTCATGGACGGCCGGGACACCTCGCCGACCGGCGGCGAAGGCTACCTGACCGAACTGCAGGACGTTATCGACGAGAACGGCACCGGCGACGTCGCGACCGTGACTGGCCGGTACTACGCGATGGACCGCGACCAGAACTGGGAGCGCACCAAGCGCGCCTACGACGCCATCGTCTCGCGTGAGGGCGACTATCACGCTGAAACCGCTGTTGAGGCCGCTACACAGTCCTACGAGCGCGATACGACGGACGAGTTCATCGAGCCGACGACGATCGAGGGCGGCGAGACCCTCGACGATGGCGATGCCGTGATCTTCTTCAACTTCCGGTCGGATCGAGCCCGCCAGCTCACCCGGATGCTCAACCGGATCCGGCCCGAGGACTGGGAGTACGACCTGGAGCCGCCGGAGACGTACTACGTCACGATGACCCAGTACGACAAGACCTTCGACGTCCCGGTGGCCTACGGACCCAACCAGCCCGTCAACACCGTCGGCGAGGTCGTCTCCGAGGCCGGTATGACACAGCTTCGGCTCGCCGAATCCGAGAAGTACCCCCACGTCACGTACTTCCTCAACGGCGGCCGCGAGGTCGAGTTCGAGGGCGAGATGCGCGAAATCGTCCAGAGCCCGGACGTGCCGACCTACGACCACCAGCCGGAGATGTCCTGCGCGGAGGTGACCGACACCGCGCTCGAATACATCGAGAGCGACGATCCGAACATGATGGTGCTGAACTACGCGAACCCGGACATGGTCGGCCACACCGGGGACTTCGACGCCACGGTCGCGGCCGTTGAGGCGGTCGACGAACAGCTGGGGCGGCTCGCGGAGGCAGTCATGGACGCCGGCGGAGAGCTACTGGTCACGGCCGATCACGGCAACGCCGACGATCTCGGAACCGAGGACGACCCCCACACCGCTCACACGCTCAACGAAGTTCCGATCATCTATCTCGACGCGAACGGCACCGACGGCGGTCGATCGGTGCGCGGCGGCGGGACGCTCGCGGACATCGCACCGACGATGCTCGAGATCATGGGCGTCGACAAGCCCGGAGAAATGACCGGCGAAAGCCTGCTCGAATAG
- a CDS encoding DUF7522 family protein has product MAEILSETLAEELVSIARTATGDSLRSVTYFSRSDFEQLYLRSDLERDADLDTFVGHEWRGFRDTNNAYQTTETELGPYAFTIRAFENGYLLRVGTERAGVLLTTDEVTIQEFEEVAEAIVRSLRDHSESSEH; this is encoded by the coding sequence ATGGCAGAGATCCTCTCGGAGACACTGGCCGAGGAACTCGTCTCGATCGCGCGGACGGCGACCGGCGACAGCTTGCGATCGGTAACGTACTTCAGCCGGTCGGACTTCGAGCAGCTGTACCTCCGGAGCGACCTCGAACGCGACGCCGACCTGGACACGTTCGTCGGTCACGAGTGGCGCGGGTTCCGGGACACCAACAACGCCTATCAGACGACCGAGACCGAACTGGGTCCCTACGCGTTCACGATCCGGGCGTTCGAGAACGGCTACCTCCTCCGGGTCGGGACCGAACGCGCCGGCGTGTTGCTGACGACCGACGAGGTGACCATACAGGAGTTCGAGGAAGTCGCCGAGGCGATCGTCCGAAGTCTTCGGGACCACTCCGAATCGAGCGAGCACTAG
- a CDS encoding MFS transporter, with translation MVSVSRDGLSAALEAEGTVYRYYFVYLTYFAASNGLVSFRNAFFEDVGLSGSQMGLLGALLVAGGLVAQPVWGVLADRYNATRAVLLVAISVSALAVLLFPLATQVPWVFGLLIVGTLLVSIFRAPILPVANSMVLSQGLEYGHVRAVGSVAFGVGSLLLGWIVAAFGLNWVFYVYALGMGVVFVAVWGLSDPRADLSTDLRRDAVTLLSDRRFLLLLFVAALVAGSYSAGDAFLSVYLRDLTGGDTVTGLAWLVKTVAEAAVFVALARAELDNRTVLTAGSGATAGGYLLLGATAITPLAVAVQLLSGAGVALFLFAAVNMTHRYAPTTLAATGQALLTAVGMGIGRVAGQLGSGWLVSTVGIRELYLCLAAAAAIATAASLRFHLGRRR, from the coding sequence GTGGTTTCCGTATCACGTGACGGTCTGTCGGCCGCGCTCGAGGCGGAGGGCACTGTCTATCGGTACTATTTCGTCTATCTCACGTACTTCGCAGCCTCGAACGGGCTCGTCTCGTTTCGGAACGCGTTCTTCGAGGACGTCGGCCTCTCGGGCTCACAGATGGGGTTGCTCGGCGCGTTGCTCGTCGCCGGCGGGCTCGTGGCCCAGCCGGTGTGGGGCGTGCTCGCGGATCGATACAACGCGACCAGGGCTGTCCTGCTGGTCGCGATCTCGGTCTCGGCACTCGCGGTGTTGCTCTTTCCACTCGCGACACAGGTCCCCTGGGTGTTCGGGCTCCTGATCGTCGGGACGCTGCTCGTCTCGATCTTCCGGGCCCCGATCCTGCCAGTCGCCAACTCGATGGTGCTCTCACAGGGGCTGGAGTACGGTCACGTCAGGGCGGTCGGAAGCGTCGCCTTCGGCGTGGGGAGTCTCCTGCTCGGCTGGATCGTCGCTGCGTTCGGACTGAACTGGGTGTTCTACGTCTACGCGCTCGGGATGGGGGTCGTCTTCGTCGCGGTCTGGGGACTCTCGGACCCGCGGGCGGACCTCTCGACGGATCTCCGACGCGACGCCGTCACACTGCTGAGTGACCGTCGGTTTCTCCTGCTTTTGTTCGTGGCTGCCCTCGTCGCCGGATCGTACTCCGCCGGTGACGCGTTCCTCTCAGTATACTTGCGCGATCTTACCGGCGGCGACACCGTGACTGGTCTCGCGTGGCTCGTCAAGACCGTCGCGGAGGCGGCCGTGTTCGTCGCTCTCGCTCGCGCGGAATTGGACAACCGGACGGTTCTCACCGCCGGTAGCGGGGCCACCGCTGGCGGGTATCTCCTGCTGGGTGCGACAGCGATCACGCCGCTTGCGGTCGCGGTGCAGTTGCTCTCCGGTGCGGGCGTGGCGCTGTTCCTGTTCGCGGCTGTGAATATGACCCATCGGTACGCCCCGACGACGCTCGCTGCCACCGGACAGGCGCTGTTGACTGCCGTCGGCATGGGCATCGGACGGGTCGCCGGACAGCTCGGCTCGGGCTGGCTGGTCAGCACGGTCGGTATTCGAGAACTGTACTTATGTCTCGCCGCTGCGGCGGCAATCGCGACGGCGGCAAGCCTTCGGTTCCATCTCGGTCGTCGCCGTTGA
- a CDS encoding DNA double-strand break repair nuclease NurA, protein MTLDPVHVDGIARLAGRLSDGVPDTDHRDLAETVWAEFLDPLYADGEPVLEPLGEQRRRVVNLEDAALQESAFPTQHGLDSGTINPTTFKNGLVLDVAQAAMSAVPSDLDLHRGRTVVVSTHTNDATVDVEEDEWLAYDEGYTRQRIIQVPRVDRYAQTVVHALALYLAESHHAQLQADVVEDLLILDGPIYPTGLLKWTDRHPELADLLHDHERPRSVIQNYVDLVETFVERNVPLIGFVKNSASNAIIRVLRSKTNAPWVNDAALFSQILERREDGDLDTDVLTCTNWFRSRLGTDRLLSTQGDGLGLDRSLAPEAYEVTFFVVYDPRTEITYRVEAPHAITKDETVREKLTRHVLGEIAAERGPPLPVAKADELARIDREGKEMLRRAIEQQFDSERQRSYDDERWGVSLDVDGGL, encoded by the coding sequence ATGACGCTCGATCCGGTGCACGTCGACGGCATCGCGCGACTCGCCGGCCGCCTCAGCGACGGGGTCCCCGACACCGACCACCGGGACCTCGCGGAGACGGTCTGGGCCGAGTTTCTCGATCCGCTGTATGCCGACGGCGAGCCTGTTCTCGAACCGCTGGGCGAGCAGCGCCGCCGCGTCGTCAATCTCGAGGACGCCGCCCTCCAGGAGTCGGCGTTCCCGACCCAGCACGGCCTGGATTCGGGGACGATCAACCCCACGACGTTCAAAAACGGCCTCGTGCTCGACGTCGCCCAGGCCGCGATGAGCGCAGTCCCCTCCGATCTGGACCTCCACCGCGGCCGCACGGTCGTCGTCAGCACCCACACGAACGACGCGACCGTCGACGTCGAGGAGGACGAGTGGCTGGCCTACGACGAGGGGTACACCCGCCAGCGGATCATCCAGGTCCCCCGAGTCGACCGATACGCGCAGACAGTCGTGCACGCGCTGGCGCTGTATCTCGCCGAGAGCCACCACGCCCAGTTGCAGGCCGACGTCGTCGAGGACCTGCTCATCCTGGACGGGCCGATCTATCCCACTGGGCTGCTGAAGTGGACCGATCGGCATCCGGAACTGGCCGACCTCCTGCACGATCACGAGCGTCCCCGCAGTGTGATTCAGAACTACGTCGATCTCGTCGAGACGTTCGTCGAACGGAACGTGCCGCTGATCGGATTCGTGAAAAACAGCGCGAGCAACGCCATCATCCGGGTGCTTCGCTCGAAGACGAACGCGCCCTGGGTCAACGACGCCGCCCTGTTCTCGCAGATCCTCGAACGCCGCGAGGACGGCGACCTCGATACCGACGTGCTCACGTGCACGAACTGGTTCCGGTCCCGACTCGGCACCGACCGACTGCTCTCGACGCAGGGGGACGGACTGGGTCTGGACCGCTCGCTCGCCCCCGAGGCCTACGAGGTGACGTTTTTCGTCGTCTACGATCCGCGGACGGAGATTACCTACCGGGTCGAAGCACCTCACGCGATCACAAAGGACGAAACCGTCCGTGAAAAGCTAACGCGACACGTCCTCGGGGAAATCGCCGCCGAGCGCGGGCCGCCGCTGCCGGTCGCGAAGGCCGACGAGCTCGCCCGGATCGACCGGGAAGGCAAGGAGATGCTCCGGCGGGCGATCGAACAGCAGTTCGACAGCGAACGCCAGCGGAGTTACGACGACGAGCGCTGGGGCGTCTCGCTGGACGTGGACGGGGGGTTGTGA
- the tgtA gene encoding tRNA guanosine(15) transglycosylase TgtA yields the protein MRDAFEVRTYDGAARIGELRVPRAGVTVETPALMPVVNPHVQTIEPARLESEFDAEILITNSYILHGSDDLREAALQQGLHDLLDFSGAIVTDSGSFQLAEYGEIDVTTTEILEFQREIGSDIGTPVDIPTPPDVEREQAERELATTQERLEIAEGVDVGEMLVNAPIQGSTYRDLRTQAAEHADGTSLDVFPIGAVVPLLNSYRYADIAEIVGAVKRGLGGDAPVHLFGAGHPMMFALAVAMGCDLFDSAAYALYARDERYLTVRGTEHLADLEYFPCECPVCSEHTPEQLREMDDARAERLLAEHNLHVSFGEMRRVKQAIRRGNLLELVEARARNHPTMLDGYRALLDGADRLEASDPTTKDAFFHVSTESARRPEVRRHHQRLERFDVSGDVLLASDRGALEETFDERWTVTPPFGPYPPALAETYPLNGEVPERLERQAYVAASEGIRRLVSGNPGASFTVALWDWPEDVLADLPESIDRADGF from the coding sequence ATGCGCGATGCGTTCGAAGTCCGGACCTACGACGGAGCGGCTCGGATCGGCGAGCTACGGGTGCCGCGGGCCGGCGTGACCGTCGAGACGCCGGCGCTCATGCCGGTGGTCAACCCGCACGTCCAGACGATCGAGCCCGCCCGACTCGAATCGGAGTTCGACGCGGAGATTCTGATCACAAACAGCTACATCCTGCACGGCAGCGACGACCTTCGTGAGGCGGCCCTCCAGCAGGGATTGCACGACCTGCTCGATTTCTCGGGAGCAATCGTGACCGATTCCGGGTCCTTCCAGCTGGCCGAATACGGCGAGATCGACGTGACGACGACCGAGATCTTGGAGTTCCAGCGCGAGATCGGCAGCGACATCGGGACGCCGGTCGACATTCCGACCCCGCCGGACGTCGAGCGCGAGCAGGCCGAGCGGGAACTGGCGACGACCCAGGAACGGCTGGAGATCGCCGAGGGCGTCGACGTCGGCGAGATGCTCGTCAACGCGCCGATCCAGGGGTCGACCTATCGCGACCTCCGGACTCAGGCCGCCGAACACGCCGACGGGACGAGCCTGGACGTCTTCCCGATCGGCGCGGTCGTACCGCTTCTGAACAGCTATCGGTACGCCGACATCGCTGAAATCGTCGGCGCGGTCAAACGCGGCCTCGGCGGGGACGCGCCGGTCCACCTGTTCGGGGCGGGCCATCCGATGATGTTCGCCCTCGCTGTCGCGATGGGCTGTGACCTGTTCGATTCGGCCGCGTACGCCCTGTACGCCCGCGACGAACGCTATCTGACGGTCCGCGGGACCGAACATCTCGCCGACCTGGAATACTTCCCGTGTGAGTGTCCGGTCTGTAGCGAGCACACACCCGAGCAACTGCGGGAGATGGACGACGCGCGAGCCGAGCGGTTGCTCGCCGAACACAACCTGCACGTCTCCTTCGGCGAGATGCGGCGGGTCAAGCAAGCGATCCGTCGCGGAAACCTCCTGGAGTTAGTCGAAGCACGAGCGCGCAACCATCCGACGATGCTCGACGGTTATCGTGCGCTTCTGGACGGTGCCGACCGGCTGGAAGCGAGCGATCCCACCACGAAAGACGCCTTCTTCCACGTCTCGACCGAGAGCGCGCGCCGGCCCGAGGTGCGTCGGCACCACCAGCGGCTCGAACGGTTCGACGTGAGCGGTGACGTGCTGCTGGCCAGCGACCGAGGTGCGCTTGAGGAGACGTTCGACGAGCGCTGGACCGTCACTCCGCCGTTCGGCCCGTATCCACCGGCCCTCGCGGAAACCTATCCGCTAAACGGGGAGGTCCCGGAACGCCTCGAACGGCAGGCCTACGTCGCAGCGAGCGAGGGGATCCGTCGGCTCGTTTCCGGCAATCCTGGGGCGTCGTTCACAGTTGCGCTGTGGGACTGGCCCGAAGACGTGCTCGCGGACCTGCCCGAGTCGATCGACCGCGCCGACGGCTTCTAG